One Streptomyces drozdowiczii DNA segment encodes these proteins:
- a CDS encoding esterase/lipase family protein codes for MPRRSPRRLLGALAAVTVVFALFSPASAAGAAETPAPARAAAVRPLSTGTPVVFVHGYTGSASNWTTAMSVFRLNGWSSANLFAYEYDSYGDNITNAQGLAAFVSNVKSRTGASKVAIVNHSMGGLVSQYYLKVLGGNTSVSHLASIAGANHGTTAAGACLIYTTCRQMYPGSSFISEITSGDETPGDTKYATWYSACDGVILPYTSTRLSGATNNNVLCQTHIGYLADTVVLGQVARFIAS; via the coding sequence ATGCCTCGTCGTTCACCTCGCCGGCTCCTCGGTGCCCTCGCGGCCGTCACGGTCGTGTTCGCCCTGTTCTCCCCGGCGTCCGCGGCCGGTGCCGCCGAGACGCCCGCCCCGGCCCGGGCGGCCGCGGTGCGGCCCCTGTCGACCGGCACCCCGGTCGTCTTCGTCCACGGCTACACCGGCAGCGCCTCCAACTGGACCACCGCCATGAGCGTCTTCCGCCTCAACGGCTGGTCGAGCGCGAACCTGTTCGCGTACGAGTACGACTCCTACGGCGACAACATCACCAACGCCCAGGGCCTGGCCGCCTTCGTCAGCAACGTGAAGTCCCGGACCGGGGCGAGCAAGGTCGCGATCGTCAACCACTCCATGGGCGGTCTGGTCAGCCAGTACTACCTGAAGGTGCTCGGCGGCAACACCAGCGTCAGTCACCTCGCGTCCATCGCCGGCGCCAACCACGGCACCACGGCCGCGGGCGCCTGCCTCATCTACACCACCTGCCGGCAGATGTACCCGGGCTCCTCGTTCATCTCGGAGATCACCTCCGGTGACGAGACCCCCGGCGACACGAAGTACGCCACCTGGTACTCGGCGTGCGACGGCGTCATCCTCCCGTACACCAGCACCCGCCTGAGCGGGGCGACGAACAACAACGTGCTCTGCCAGACCCATATCGGATACCTGGCCGACACGGTCGTCCTCGGCCAGGTCGCGCGGTTCATCGCCTCCTGA
- a CDS encoding SDR family NAD(P)-dependent oxidoreductase, with protein MHIDLSGRTALVTGSTQGIGEAIAVGLARAGAHVVVNGRGQERVAEAVHAVRTASGNDQVTGAAGDLATEDGAAAVLEAAPAVDILVNSLGVFGSAAPLEIEDAEWRRYFEVNVLSAVRLIRAYLPGMKDNGWGRVLNIASDSAVVIPAEMIHYGMTKTSLLAVSRGFAKDAAGTGVTVNSVIAGPTHTGGVEDFVRELVGDDLPWDEAQHEFMVKHRPQSLLQRLIEPEEIAHMVVYLASPYASATTGGALRVDGGYVDSILP; from the coding sequence ATGCACATCGATCTCTCCGGCCGCACCGCCCTGGTGACCGGCTCCACCCAGGGCATCGGCGAGGCCATCGCCGTCGGGCTGGCCCGCGCCGGGGCGCACGTCGTCGTGAACGGCCGCGGCCAGGAACGCGTCGCCGAGGCCGTCCACGCCGTACGGACCGCCTCCGGCAACGACCAGGTCACCGGCGCTGCGGGCGACCTCGCGACCGAGGACGGCGCCGCGGCCGTCCTGGAGGCCGCACCGGCGGTCGACATCCTCGTCAACAGCCTCGGCGTCTTCGGCTCCGCCGCCCCGCTGGAGATCGAGGACGCCGAGTGGCGCCGCTACTTCGAGGTCAACGTCCTCTCCGCCGTCCGGCTCATCCGCGCCTACCTGCCGGGCATGAAGGACAACGGCTGGGGGCGCGTCCTCAACATCGCCAGCGACTCGGCCGTGGTCATCCCCGCCGAGATGATCCACTACGGCATGACCAAGACCTCGCTGCTCGCGGTCTCCCGGGGCTTCGCCAAGGACGCCGCCGGCACCGGCGTCACGGTCAACTCCGTCATCGCGGGCCCCACCCACACCGGCGGCGTCGAGGACTTCGTCCGCGAACTCGTCGGCGACGACCTCCCCTGGGACGAGGCCCAGCACGAGTTCATGGTCAAGCACCGCCCCCAGTCCCTGCTGCAACGCCTCATCGAGCCCGAGGAGATCGCGCACATGGTCGTCTACCTCGCCTCGCCGTACGCCTCCGCCACCACGGGCGGCGCCCTCCGCGTCGACGGCGGCTACGTCGACTCGATCCTGCCCTGA
- a CDS encoding aldo/keto reductase, producing MTSVPHITLNNGLRMPQLGFGVFQVPDEETATAVGHALEAGYRSIDTAAVYGNERGVGRAIADSGLPREELFVTTKLWNADQGYDQALAAFDASLDKLGLDQVDLYLIHWPTPARDLYVETYKALEKILADGRARAIGVSNFQVPHLRRLMEHTGTVPAVNQVELHPGFQQAELRAFHAEHGIATEAWSPLAQGAVLEDEAVTRIAQANGVTPAQVVLRWHLRTGNIVIPKSVTPARIRQNLDVFGFDLTDADLAALADLDRGLRTGPDPDTLN from the coding sequence ATGACTTCCGTGCCCCACATCACGCTCAACAACGGCCTGCGCATGCCCCAGCTCGGCTTCGGCGTCTTCCAGGTCCCCGACGAGGAGACCGCCACCGCGGTCGGACACGCCCTGGAGGCCGGCTACCGCAGCATCGACACCGCCGCCGTCTACGGCAACGAACGCGGTGTCGGCCGGGCCATCGCCGACTCCGGCCTCCCGCGCGAGGAACTCTTCGTCACCACCAAGCTGTGGAACGCCGACCAGGGTTACGACCAGGCGCTCGCCGCCTTCGACGCCTCCCTGGACAAGCTCGGCCTGGACCAGGTGGACCTCTACCTCATCCACTGGCCCACCCCCGCCCGGGACCTGTACGTGGAGACGTACAAGGCGCTGGAGAAGATCCTCGCCGACGGCCGCGCCCGCGCGATCGGCGTCTCCAACTTCCAGGTCCCCCACCTGCGGCGGCTCATGGAGCACACGGGCACCGTCCCCGCCGTCAACCAGGTCGAGCTGCACCCCGGCTTCCAGCAGGCGGAGCTGCGGGCCTTCCACGCCGAGCACGGCATCGCGACCGAGGCGTGGAGCCCGCTGGCGCAGGGCGCGGTGCTGGAGGACGAGGCGGTCACGCGCATCGCTCAGGCCAACGGCGTAACGCCCGCCCAGGTCGTGCTGCGCTGGCACCTGCGGACGGGCAACATCGTGATCCCCAAGTCCGTCACGCCCGCCCGCATCCGGCAGAACCTCGACGTCTTCGGGTTCGACCTGACCGACGCCGACCTGGCCGCCCTCGCCGACCTCGACCGGGGACTGCGCACCGGCCCGGACCCCGACACCCTCAACTGA
- a CDS encoding LysE family translocator has product MVSSDRVLAFAAMSFLLIVIPGPSVLFVIGRALAQGRRAALTTVVGNTLGAYVLIVAVALGLGAVVERSVLVFTALKLAGAAYLVYLGIKAWRQRGSLQAVFDADGQARGSLRTLWEGFAVGVANPKTIVFFAAVLPQFVDREHGHVMVQMLELGLVFNLIALTCDSVWGLAAATGRDWFARSPRRMSLVGGVGGLTMIGLGVTVAATGHKD; this is encoded by the coding sequence ATGGTGTCCTCTGACCGTGTGCTGGCCTTCGCGGCCATGTCGTTCCTGCTGATCGTGATCCCCGGCCCCAGCGTGCTGTTCGTGATCGGACGCGCCCTCGCGCAGGGCCGCCGCGCGGCGCTGACCACGGTCGTGGGCAACACGCTGGGCGCGTACGTGCTCATCGTGGCCGTCGCGCTCGGTCTCGGGGCGGTCGTGGAGCGCTCCGTCCTCGTCTTCACCGCTCTGAAGCTGGCGGGTGCCGCCTACCTCGTGTACCTCGGGATCAAGGCGTGGCGTCAACGCGGCTCGTTGCAGGCGGTGTTCGACGCCGACGGGCAGGCGCGGGGGAGCCTGCGCACCCTGTGGGAGGGTTTCGCCGTGGGGGTGGCGAATCCGAAGACCATCGTGTTCTTCGCGGCCGTGCTGCCGCAGTTCGTGGACCGCGAGCACGGGCACGTCATGGTCCAGATGCTGGAACTCGGGCTGGTGTTCAACCTGATCGCGCTGACCTGCGACAGCGTCTGGGGGCTGGCGGCGGCGACGGGGCGCGACTGGTTCGCCCGCTCGCCCCGGCGGATGTCGCTGGTCGGAGGCGTCGGCGGGCTCACCATGATCGGGCTCGGCGTCACCGTCGCCGCCACGGGGCACAAGGACTGA
- a CDS encoding NAD(P)H-dependent oxidoreductase, which produces MKTLIVHAHPEPKSLNGSLKDLAVSTLEAAGHEVRVSDLYTMNWKTTVDAADYGPDASDPLKPARDSGRAFDAGTLTPDVRAEQEKLLWADTVIFQFPLWWYTMPAILKGWVDRVFTYHFAYGVGEHSDTKYGERYGEGTLAGRRAMLSVTVGGLESHYAPRGINGPIDDLLFPIQHGILHYPGLEVLPPFVLYGTDRMTDTDYPEAAKAWQERLLTLETTAPVPYRRQNFGDYEIPSLHLKEGLEPAGRTGFGLHVGE; this is translated from the coding sequence ATGAAGACGCTCATCGTCCACGCCCACCCCGAGCCGAAGTCCCTCAACGGCTCGCTCAAGGACCTCGCCGTCTCGACCCTGGAGGCGGCCGGGCACGAGGTGCGGGTGAGCGACCTGTACACGATGAACTGGAAGACCACCGTCGACGCGGCGGACTACGGGCCCGACGCCTCGGACCCGCTCAAGCCGGCCCGCGACTCCGGCCGCGCCTTCGACGCCGGCACGCTCACCCCGGACGTGCGCGCCGAACAGGAGAAGCTGCTGTGGGCGGACACCGTCATCTTCCAGTTCCCCCTGTGGTGGTACACGATGCCGGCCATCCTCAAGGGCTGGGTGGACCGCGTGTTCACGTACCACTTCGCGTACGGCGTCGGCGAGCACAGTGACACCAAGTACGGCGAGCGCTACGGCGAGGGCACCCTCGCGGGCCGCCGGGCGATGCTCTCGGTGACCGTCGGCGGCCTGGAGTCCCACTACGCGCCCCGGGGCATCAATGGACCCATCGACGACCTGCTGTTCCCGATCCAGCACGGCATCCTCCACTACCCCGGGCTGGAGGTGCTTCCGCCGTTCGTCCTGTACGGCACCGACCGGATGACCGACACGGACTACCCGGAAGCGGCCAAGGCCTGGCAGGAGCGCCTGCTCACCCTGGAAACGACCGCCCCGGTCCCGTACCGCCGCCAGAACTTCGGCGACTACGAGATCCCGTCCCTGCACCTCAAGGAGGGCCTGGAGCCGGCGGGCCGCACGGGCTTCGGGCTGCACGTGGGGGAGTGA
- a CDS encoding helix-turn-helix transcriptional regulator, translated as MDDLAGFLRTRRARVDPASAGISADSRRRVDGLRREEVAHLSGVSVDYYVRLEQGRATQPSEQVLDALARVLGLDETEREHLDRLARQPRRRAKTPGGRVRPELLRVLDLVTDAPALLMDHRMDVLAGNRLARLLYGRPLPGMNTARHLFLEETERGLYAEWEQCTLDAVGHLRLAAGKYPDDARLASLIGELSMGSDRFRRLWARADVRARTHGRKVYRHPLVGLLELHQENFSLADAPGREMIVLSAAPGSPAEDGLRLLDGLGAEGDGAPDRPRVPEERPR; from the coding sequence ATGGACGATCTCGCGGGATTCCTGCGGACCCGGCGCGCCCGGGTCGACCCGGCCTCGGCCGGCATCTCCGCCGACAGCCGCCGCCGGGTCGACGGGCTGCGCCGCGAAGAGGTCGCGCACCTGTCCGGGGTGAGCGTCGACTACTACGTGCGCCTCGAACAGGGCCGGGCGACCCAGCCGTCGGAGCAGGTCCTCGACGCGCTCGCCCGCGTCCTCGGCCTGGACGAGACCGAGCGCGAGCACCTCGACCGGCTCGCCCGGCAGCCGCGCCGGCGCGCGAAGACGCCCGGCGGGCGGGTGCGGCCGGAGCTGCTGCGCGTGCTCGACCTGGTCACCGACGCGCCCGCGCTGCTCATGGACCACCGCATGGACGTCCTCGCGGGCAACCGCCTGGCCCGGCTGCTGTACGGCCGGCCGCTGCCGGGGATGAACACCGCCCGGCACCTCTTCCTGGAGGAGACCGAGCGGGGCCTTTACGCGGAGTGGGAGCAGTGCACCCTGGACGCGGTCGGCCACCTGCGGCTGGCCGCCGGCAAGTATCCGGACGACGCGCGGCTGGCCTCGCTCATCGGGGAGCTGTCGATGGGCAGCGACCGTTTCCGCCGGCTGTGGGCCCGCGCGGACGTGCGCGCCCGTACGCACGGGCGCAAGGTCTACCGGCACCCGCTCGTCGGCCTGTTGGAGCTGCACCAGGAGAACTTCTCGCTGGCGGACGCTCCGGGCCGGGAGATGATCGTACTGTCGGCGGCGCCCGGCAGCCCCGCCGAGGACGGGCTGCGGCTGCTGGACGGGCTGGGGGCGGAGGGCGACGGCGCTCCCGACCGGCCCCGCGTCCCCGAGGAACGCCCCCGCTAG
- a CDS encoding DUF1838 family protein, translating into MTTPAELLRLLARTRASLDGEEVTYWWSGDVYSWAPDQPYQRLFGFEGVNVARLVQDAGAGPDAFQLLTREAAFYLDPLTREILETWQDLPVVHVWNDPANQKWRPFPVPMTELGAQVCFSLEIPLAYPSPLPVAQYPVHSSGDTYRALELFQFFADRADLAGDAPSVPATMSWTRMSPWLPWMARGQAPGGLAFHCRGRKLGSYAEVPERTRAYIADRHPEFAHAPERWSEPNETSWTYFRKLNPPA; encoded by the coding sequence ATGACCACACCCGCTGAGCTGCTCCGCCTCCTCGCCCGCACCCGGGCCTCCCTCGACGGGGAGGAGGTCACGTACTGGTGGTCGGGTGATGTGTACTCCTGGGCTCCCGACCAGCCCTACCAGCGCCTCTTCGGCTTCGAGGGGGTCAATGTGGCCCGCCTCGTCCAGGACGCCGGAGCCGGGCCGGATGCCTTCCAACTGCTCACCCGCGAGGCCGCGTTCTACCTCGATCCGCTCACCCGGGAGATCCTGGAGACCTGGCAGGACCTGCCGGTGGTGCACGTCTGGAACGACCCGGCCAACCAGAAGTGGCGGCCCTTCCCGGTGCCCATGACGGAGCTGGGCGCACAGGTGTGCTTCAGCCTGGAGATCCCGCTGGCCTATCCGTCCCCGCTGCCCGTCGCGCAGTACCCCGTGCACTCGTCCGGCGACACGTACCGGGCGCTCGAACTCTTCCAGTTCTTCGCCGACCGGGCGGACCTGGCCGGTGACGCGCCGAGCGTGCCCGCCACCATGTCGTGGACACGGATGTCCCCGTGGCTGCCGTGGATGGCCCGGGGCCAGGCACCGGGCGGCCTGGCGTTCCACTGCCGGGGCCGGAAGCTCGGCTCGTACGCGGAGGTGCCCGAGCGCACCCGCGCCTACATCGCCGACCGGCACCCGGAGTTCGCGCACGCGCCGGAGCGGTGGAGCGAGCCGAACGAGACCAGTTGGACGTACTTCCGCAAGCTCAACCCCCCGGCGTAG
- a CDS encoding aldo/keto reductase, which yields MNANTNRADAHATHLNDANPRIVLGTMGFGTQVDPDTSFAILDAFVDGGGDWLDTANCYSFWADPSGVGGASERVIGAWLAARPGARDAVRIATKVRQNPLVPHSWPESAEGLSARAVHAGMAESLERLGVDHVDLLWAHAEDRTVPLEETVGAFGELVTKGVASRVGAANHTAWRVERARSLAREQGAEPWTALQLRHSLVQPRPLTPLAEGGHRHLTPEDLDLAEAEGLEVWAYSSLLWGSYTRPEKPFPDTYDHPGTARVLAVLDEVAGEVSATKNQVVLAWLLRQGIAPIVGVSRVQHVEEALAARDVRLTGDHLARFDAAR from the coding sequence ATGAACGCGAACACGAACCGCGCCGACGCGCACGCCACCCACCTCAACGACGCGAACCCCCGGATCGTTCTGGGCACCATGGGCTTCGGCACCCAGGTCGACCCCGACACCTCCTTCGCCATCCTGGACGCCTTCGTCGACGGCGGCGGCGACTGGCTCGACACCGCCAACTGCTACTCCTTCTGGGCCGATCCGAGCGGCGTCGGCGGCGCCAGCGAGCGGGTCATCGGCGCCTGGCTGGCGGCCCGTCCCGGCGCCCGCGACGCCGTACGCATCGCGACGAAGGTCCGGCAGAACCCGCTCGTCCCGCACTCCTGGCCCGAGAGCGCCGAAGGTCTCTCCGCCCGCGCCGTCCACGCGGGCATGGCGGAGAGCCTGGAACGCCTCGGCGTCGACCACGTCGACCTGCTCTGGGCCCACGCCGAGGACCGCACCGTCCCCTTGGAGGAGACGGTCGGGGCCTTCGGTGAACTGGTCACCAAGGGCGTGGCGTCGCGCGTCGGCGCCGCGAACCACACCGCCTGGCGCGTCGAACGCGCCCGGTCCCTCGCCCGCGAGCAGGGCGCGGAGCCGTGGACCGCCCTGCAACTGCGCCACTCCCTCGTCCAGCCGCGCCCGCTCACCCCGCTCGCGGAGGGCGGCCACCGCCACCTCACCCCCGAGGACCTGGACCTCGCCGAGGCGGAAGGGCTGGAGGTGTGGGCGTACAGCTCCCTGCTGTGGGGCTCCTACACGCGCCCGGAGAAGCCGTTTCCCGACACGTACGACCACCCCGGCACCGCCAGGGTGCTCGCGGTCCTGGACGAGGTCGCCGGTGAGGTCTCCGCGACGAAGAACCAGGTCGTCCTGGCGTGGCTGCTGCGCCAGGGCATCGCCCCGATCGTCGGCGTGAGCCGCGTACAGCACGTCGAGGAAGCACTCGCCGCCCGGGACGTCCGGCTCACCGGCGACCACCTGGCCCGCTTCGACGCGGCGCGCTAG
- a CDS encoding GNAT family N-acetyltransferase — protein sequence MAYLAESVESMEQLTVGWRTMVLDRDAGADVRDLPGIAVRWADCGFAFWNCVTLTDVGADAALSARRLGEAAEIMRAKSRPGFLWVFEGLLDAGARASLDTAAERAGLAYAFPGTGMAGDLFPLPEPAHPELEFVRVSEDEHLLAYADLNSRAYGFPLEAGRDGLAGSALWKSGVHAYLGLREGVPVTCAATVEAAGRLFVVLVATDPAWERRGYGEAVTRKALYEGARATGLTRATLHATAAGAPVYPRIGFTPNSAMRFYGLRE from the coding sequence GTGGCGTATCTCGCGGAGTCGGTCGAATCGATGGAACAACTCACCGTGGGCTGGCGGACCATGGTGCTCGACCGGGACGCCGGCGCGGATGTACGGGACCTGCCGGGGATCGCCGTGCGCTGGGCCGACTGCGGTTTCGCGTTCTGGAACTGCGTCACCCTGACCGACGTCGGCGCGGACGCGGCGCTCAGCGCCCGGCGGTTGGGCGAGGCGGCGGAGATCATGCGGGCGAAGAGCCGGCCCGGCTTCCTCTGGGTCTTCGAGGGGCTGCTCGACGCGGGGGCGCGCGCCTCGCTGGACACGGCGGCCGAGCGCGCAGGGCTTGCGTACGCCTTCCCCGGCACGGGCATGGCGGGCGACCTGTTCCCGCTGCCCGAACCGGCCCACCCTGAGCTGGAGTTCGTACGGGTGAGCGAGGACGAGCATCTGTTGGCGTACGCGGACCTCAACTCGCGCGCGTACGGCTTCCCCCTGGAAGCGGGCCGCGACGGGCTCGCGGGGTCCGCGCTGTGGAAGAGCGGGGTGCACGCCTATCTGGGGTTGCGGGAGGGGGTGCCGGTGACGTGTGCCGCGACGGTGGAGGCGGCGGGCCGGCTCTTCGTCGTGCTGGTCGCCACCGATCCGGCGTGGGAGCGCCGGGGGTACGGGGAGGCGGTGACGCGCAAGGCGCTGTACGAGGGGGCCCGCGCCACCGGGCTGACCCGGGCCACCCTGCACGCGACGGCGGCGGGCGCCCCGGTGTATCCCCGGATCGGCTTCACCCCGAATTCGGCCATGCGCTTCTACGGGTTGCGCGAGTGA